In one window of Tenacibaculum mesophilum DNA:
- a CDS encoding Y-family DNA polymerase, translating into MYALVDCNNFYASCERVFNPNLQGKPVAILSNNDGCVISMSDEAKDLQLPFGAPIFKWDQFCKNNNISVLSSNYPLYGDMSARVMKILEQFSPDVEVYSIDEAFLQFKGFNEYNFNSYGTEIRSRILQWTGIPTCVGIAPTKALSKVANKIARKFLKETGGVCVIDSEEKRIKALKWTSIESVWGIGRGIQKRLQAKGCIKAYDFTQLNDDWVLKNLSITGWKLKKDLEGDPKIQLDEPTNKKAIATTRSFEYTFSDLDNIKERISTFAVSCAEKLRKQNSSCHMVIVLLRSDYHKKETKQHRASKTIVLPYPTNSTLTISKSAVQAVTTIFKEGIKYKRAGVIVTGLVPSDNYQLDMFAKEDPKHASLMNAIDKINQTYKADKIKLANQDLQRTWKMRQERLSPKYTTNINDIIKVK; encoded by the coding sequence ATGTATGCGTTGGTAGATTGTAATAACTTTTATGCTTCTTGCGAACGGGTTTTTAATCCGAATTTGCAAGGAAAACCTGTGGCTATTTTAAGTAATAACGATGGGTGTGTTATTTCAATGAGTGATGAAGCTAAAGACTTGCAACTTCCATTTGGAGCTCCAATTTTTAAGTGGGATCAGTTTTGTAAAAACAATAATATCTCAGTGCTATCGTCAAATTATCCGTTGTATGGTGATATGAGCGCTAGAGTGATGAAAATTTTAGAACAATTTTCTCCAGATGTGGAAGTATACTCTATTGATGAAGCATTTTTACAATTCAAAGGTTTTAATGAATATAATTTTAATTCTTATGGAACTGAAATAAGAAGTAGAATTTTACAATGGACGGGTATTCCAACTTGTGTAGGAATTGCACCAACAAAAGCATTGAGTAAAGTAGCTAATAAAATTGCTCGAAAATTCTTGAAAGAAACAGGTGGAGTGTGTGTGATTGATTCCGAAGAAAAAAGAATAAAAGCATTAAAATGGACTTCTATAGAAAGTGTTTGGGGAATTGGAAGAGGTATACAAAAAAGACTACAAGCTAAAGGATGTATAAAAGCGTATGATTTTACACAGTTAAATGACGATTGGGTGCTGAAAAATTTATCGATTACAGGTTGGAAGTTGAAAAAAGATTTAGAAGGAGATCCTAAAATACAACTAGATGAGCCTACTAACAAAAAAGCAATAGCAACAACCCGAAGTTTTGAATATACATTTTCGGATCTAGATAATATTAAAGAAAGAATCTCAACGTTTGCTGTAAGTTGTGCAGAAAAATTACGTAAGCAAAACTCAAGTTGCCATATGGTAATAGTGTTATTGCGTAGTGATTATCATAAAAAAGAGACTAAACAACATCGAGCAAGTAAAACTATTGTACTTCCATATCCGACAAACTCTACATTAACAATAAGTAAAAGTGCAGTACAAGCTGTAACTACTATTTTTAAGGAGGGAATAAAGTATAAAAGAGCAGGAGTAATTGTAACAGGGTTGGTGCCTTCAGACAATTATCAATTAGATATGTTTGCAAAGGAAGACCCGAAGCACGCTTCTTTAATGAATGCAATAGATAAAATTAACCAGACTTATAAAGCAGATAAGATTAAATTAGCAAACCAAGATTTACAACGTACTTGGAAGATGCGTCAAGAGCGATTATCACCAAAATATACTACAAATATTAACGATATTATTAAAGTAAAATAA
- a CDS encoding Lrp/AsnC ligand binding domain-containing protein codes for MVRKLKIDGIDKIIIKRLVKDARTPILSIAREVGISGAAIHQRLRKLDESDLIDGYKMILNPKALGYTTTAFVGVFLDSSSLYSSAIKRLKEIPEIVESHYTTGNYAIFIKILCKNNEDLMHLLNKDIQTIKGVSRTETFISLDQQIDRQIKI; via the coding sequence ATGGTTAGAAAATTAAAAATTGACGGAATTGATAAAATAATTATCAAACGTCTTGTAAAAGATGCTCGTACACCTATTTTAAGCATTGCCCGAGAAGTAGGTATATCTGGCGCTGCCATTCATCAACGATTACGAAAGTTAGACGAATCTGATTTAATTGATGGTTACAAAATGATATTAAATCCAAAAGCATTAGGCTATACCACTACCGCTTTTGTTGGTGTATTTTTAGATTCTTCTAGCTTATACTCTTCTGCAATTAAACGTTTAAAAGAAATTCCTGAGATCGTAGAAAGTCATTACACTACAGGTAACTATGCTATTTTCATTAAAATACTGTGTAAAAACAACGAAGACTTAATGCATTTGTTAAATAAGGATATTCAAACCATAAAAGGAGTTTCAAGAACCGAAACTTTTATATCTTTAGACCAACAAATAGATCGACAAATAAAAATTTAA